From Nocardia sp. XZ_19_385, the proteins below share one genomic window:
- a CDS encoding MCE family protein — translation MTSRKAWVTSSLLGICTVVLTACGNGIYSVPLPGGANIGKHPMRLNIEFDDVLDLVPQSAVKVEGVPVGRVEAIDLGPTGWTANVRVVVDDSIDLPANARAEVRQSNLLGEKFIELSKPADAVPARLASGAVIPLDRTRAAVEIEQVLGALSLLLNGGGIAQLAPIVSELNNTLDGREGRVRSLLEQANTLIGGLNQQVEDITRAIDGLALLSNRVSTQTGEIDKILAELPEGIRILEEQRPELISLLSQLDRVGRAGFDVINTSKDNLIRDLTSLRPTLQELGAAAPDLVTAFPLIPTYPFPDSSLLGTFGGQVNTWLSVDQQIGVTLGNLGVGKPDPVYVPPPYGPPVPVNPTNPYYNGNGPRPGWPTVFAAIPVPRSLVPEGTPNRLGPVLEGLGVTPQGRSPR, via the coding sequence ATGACATCGCGGAAAGCCTGGGTCACGAGCAGCCTGCTCGGTATCTGCACGGTCGTGCTCACCGCGTGCGGCAATGGCATCTACAGTGTCCCGCTGCCGGGTGGCGCGAATATCGGCAAGCATCCGATGCGCCTGAATATCGAATTCGACGATGTGCTGGATCTGGTCCCGCAGTCCGCGGTGAAAGTCGAGGGCGTGCCGGTCGGCCGGGTCGAGGCGATAGATCTGGGCCCGACCGGCTGGACCGCGAATGTCCGTGTCGTGGTTGATGATTCGATCGACCTGCCGGCCAACGCACGCGCCGAGGTGCGGCAGTCGAATCTGCTGGGCGAGAAGTTCATCGAACTGTCCAAGCCCGCCGACGCGGTACCGGCCCGGCTGGCGAGTGGCGCGGTGATTCCGTTGGACCGCACCCGCGCCGCGGTCGAGATCGAGCAGGTCCTCGGTGCGCTGTCGCTGCTGCTCAACGGCGGCGGTATCGCTCAGCTCGCGCCCATCGTCTCGGAATTGAACAACACGCTGGACGGGCGTGAGGGCCGGGTCCGTTCGCTGCTGGAGCAGGCGAACACCCTGATCGGCGGTTTGAACCAGCAGGTCGAGGACATCACCCGGGCGATCGACGGCCTGGCTCTGCTGAGCAACCGAGTGAGCACCCAGACCGGCGAGATCGACAAGATCTTGGCGGAGCTGCCCGAAGGTATCCGGATTCTGGAAGAGCAACGGCCCGAACTGATTTCGCTGCTCTCCCAGCTCGACCGCGTCGGTCGAGCGGGGTTCGACGTGATCAACACCTCCAAGGACAACCTGATCCGCGACCTCACCTCGCTGCGGCCCACCCTGCAGGAATTGGGCGCGGCCGCACCGGATCTGGTGACCGCCTTCCCGCTCATCCCCACCTACCCGTTCCCCGACTCCTCGCTGCTGGGTACCTTCGGCGGTCAGGTCAACACCTGGCTGTCGGTGGACCAGCAGATCGGCGTCACCCTGGGCAATCTCGGTGTGGGCAAACCGGATCCGGTCTACGTCCCGCCGCCGTACGGCCCGCCGGTGCCCGTGAACCCGACCAACCCGTACTACAACGGCAACGGGCCCCGCCCCGGCTGGCCGACCGTGTTCGCGGCCATCCCGGTACCGCGCAGCCTGGTGCCCGAAGGCACGCCCAACCGGCTCGGTCCGGTCCTGGAAGGCCTGGGTGTGACGCCGCAGGGGAGGAGTCCGCGATGA
- a CDS encoding MCE family protein, which produces MSRLVRFQLIAFVVIAVLGVVYVGAKYIRLDHMLGFGQYTVRIEADQAGGAYQGAEVTYRGVAVGRVGALELTADGVIVPLVIDTSAPKIPASAKAVVANRSAIGEQFVDLQPENGDSPYLTDGSVIDGLDTPISVEQLITSVDHFTSTVDLPALTTTVTELGKAFEGKGADLRTLVTSLTEFSAAFDDNLPQTIELIRASRIALETQAAQSGEILRFSDGLDRLSAQLRSSDPDIRRLIGTGTDAGSAISDLLQESGPALTEDLANLRSLLHAVSPKFYALRPLLQMLPQLSIGASATAPGDNTSHFGLVLEVNNPPACTVGYEGTQAILEEMKRRDPDFDDTVDEFPFNKDAKCTVPFGNPTAVRGGLRAELADPAIVQPWDKTPKTDPPKLNLNPIAVQLATLMGVTPKH; this is translated from the coding sequence ATGAGCAGGTTGGTCCGCTTCCAGTTGATCGCGTTCGTGGTGATCGCCGTGCTCGGCGTGGTCTACGTGGGCGCCAAGTACATCCGGCTCGATCACATGCTCGGCTTCGGCCAGTACACGGTGCGGATCGAGGCCGATCAGGCCGGTGGCGCGTATCAGGGCGCCGAGGTCACCTACCGTGGCGTGGCCGTGGGCCGGGTCGGCGCGCTCGAACTCACCGCCGACGGCGTGATCGTCCCGCTGGTCATCGACACCAGCGCGCCGAAGATCCCCGCGTCCGCGAAAGCCGTGGTGGCCAACCGCTCCGCGATCGGCGAACAGTTCGTCGACCTGCAGCCCGAGAACGGCGACAGCCCGTACCTGACGGACGGCTCGGTGATCGACGGGCTGGACACGCCCATCTCGGTGGAACAGCTGATCACCAGCGTCGACCACTTCACCAGCACCGTCGACTTGCCTGCGCTCACCACCACCGTCACCGAACTCGGCAAGGCCTTCGAGGGCAAGGGCGCCGACCTGCGGACCCTGGTGACGTCGCTGACCGAGTTCAGCGCCGCCTTCGACGACAACCTGCCGCAGACCATCGAGCTGATCCGCGCGAGCCGCATCGCCCTGGAAACCCAGGCGGCTCAGTCCGGCGAGATCCTGCGCTTCAGTGACGGCCTGGACCGGCTCAGCGCCCAATTGCGTTCCAGCGACCCGGATATCCGCCGGCTCATCGGAACCGGCACGGACGCGGGCTCGGCTATCAGTGACCTGTTGCAGGAGAGCGGCCCCGCCCTCACCGAGGACCTGGCCAACCTGCGCAGCCTGCTGCACGCCGTCTCGCCGAAGTTCTACGCGCTGCGCCCGCTGCTGCAGATGCTGCCGCAGCTGTCCATCGGCGCCTCGGCCACCGCCCCCGGCGACAACACCAGCCATTTCGGGCTGGTGCTGGAGGTGAACAACCCACCCGCCTGCACCGTCGGCTACGAGGGCACCCAGGCGATTCTCGAGGAGATGAAGCGGCGCGACCCCGACTTCGACGACACCGTCGACGAGTTCCCGTTCAACAAGGACGCGAAATGTACTGTGCCCTTTGGTAATCCGACCGCCGTGCGCGGTGGTCTGCGGGCCGAACTGGCCGATCCGGCCATTGTGCAGCCGTGGGACAAGACCCCGAAGACCGATCCGCCCAAGCTCAATCTGAACCCGATCGCTGTGCAGCTGGCCACCTTGATGGGGGTCACGCCCAAGCATTGA
- a CDS encoding DNA-directed RNA polymerase subunit beta' encodes MLDVNFFDELRIGLASADDIRQWSFGEVKKPETINYRTLKPEKDGLFCEKIFGPTRDWECYCGKYKRVRFKGIICERCGVEVTRAKVRRERMGHIELAAPVTHIWYFKGVPSRLGYLLDLAPKDLEKIIYFAAYVIVGVDEELRHNELSTLEAEMEVEKKAVADQRDADLEARAQKLEADLAELEAEGAKSDVRRKVKDGGEREMRQLRDRSQRELDRLDEIWTTFTKLSVKQLIVDEVLYRELVDRYGEYFTGAMGAESIQKLMENFDIHAEAENLRETIRSGKGQKKLRALKRLKVVAAFQTNGNSPMGMVLDAVPVIPPELRPMVQLDGGRFATSDLNDLYRRVINRNNRLKRLIDLGAPEIIVNNEKRMLQESVDALFDNGRRGRPVTGPGNRPLKSLSDLLKGKQGRFRQNLLGKRVDYSGRSVIVVGPQLKLHQCGLPKLMALELFKPFVMKRLVDLNHAQNIKSAKRMVERQRPQVWDVLEEVIAEHPVLLNRAPTLHRLGIQAFEPQLVEGKAIQLHPLVCEAFNADFDGDQMAVHLPLSAEAQAEARILMLSSNNILSPASGRPLAMPRLDMVTGLYYLTRLVEGAKGEYKPAGKNNAEFGVYSSPAEAQMAVDRDELTVRSLIKVRLTEQRPPKDIEDERFPDGWKRGEAWTAETTLGRVLFNELLPADYAFINEQMPKKRQATIINDLAERYPMIVVAQTVDKLKDAGFYWATRSGVTVSMTDVLVPPEKTEIMERYEAQADQIEKKYQRGALDHQERNNALVKIWQEATEEVGTALRAHYPPDNPIITIVESGATGNFTQTRTLAGMKGLVTNPKGEFIPRPIKSSFREGLTVLEYFINTHGARKGLADTALRTADSGYLTRRLVDVSQDVIVREHDCGTERGIVVPIAEKMADGTLIRDAHVETSTYARTLATDAVDAKGNVVVAKGADLGDPALDALLGAGITEVKVRSVLTCTTGTGVCATCYGRSMATGKLVDIGEAVGIVAAQSIGEPGTQLTMRTFHQGGVAGDDITGGLPRVQELFEARVPKGKAPIAEISGRVRMEDDDRFYKITIIPDDGSEEVVYDKLSKRQRLRVFKHDDGTERLLSDGDHVEVGQQLLEGAADPHEVLRVMGPRQVQVHLVHEVQEVYRSQGVSIHDKHIEVIVRQMLRRVTIIDSGATEFLPGSLTERAEFEASNRRVVAEGGEPASGRPVLMGITKASLATDSWLSAASFQETTRVLTDAAINCRSDKLIGLKENVIIGKLIPAGTGINRYRNIQVQPTEEARQAAYAVPSYDDTYYSPDSFGASTGAAVPLDDYGFSDYR; translated from the coding sequence GTGCTAGACGTCAACTTCTTCGATGAACTCCGGATCGGCCTTGCCTCCGCCGACGACATTCGGCAGTGGTCCTTCGGCGAGGTCAAGAAGCCGGAAACCATCAACTACCGCACGCTCAAGCCGGAGAAGGACGGACTCTTCTGCGAGAAGATCTTCGGTCCTACCCGGGACTGGGAGTGCTACTGCGGTAAGTACAAGCGTGTCCGCTTCAAGGGCATCATCTGTGAGCGCTGTGGCGTCGAGGTCACTCGCGCCAAGGTGCGCCGTGAGCGGATGGGCCACATCGAGCTGGCCGCTCCGGTTACCCACATCTGGTACTTCAAGGGCGTTCCGTCGCGCTTGGGCTACCTGCTCGACCTGGCGCCGAAGGATCTGGAAAAGATCATCTACTTCGCCGCCTACGTCATCGTCGGTGTCGACGAGGAGCTGCGCCACAACGAGCTCAGCACCCTCGAGGCCGAGATGGAGGTCGAGAAGAAGGCGGTCGCCGATCAGCGTGACGCCGACCTGGAGGCCCGCGCCCAGAAGCTCGAGGCCGACCTGGCCGAGCTCGAGGCCGAGGGTGCCAAGTCCGACGTGCGCCGCAAGGTCAAGGACGGCGGCGAGCGCGAAATGCGTCAGCTGCGCGACCGGTCGCAGCGTGAGCTGGATCGTCTCGACGAGATCTGGACCACCTTCACCAAGCTGTCGGTCAAGCAGCTCATCGTCGATGAGGTGCTCTACCGCGAGCTGGTCGACCGCTACGGCGAATACTTCACCGGCGCCATGGGTGCGGAGTCCATCCAGAAGCTGATGGAGAACTTCGACATCCACGCCGAGGCCGAGAACCTGCGGGAGACCATCCGCAGCGGTAAGGGCCAGAAGAAGCTGCGCGCGCTCAAGCGGCTCAAGGTCGTCGCCGCCTTCCAGACCAACGGCAACTCGCCGATGGGCATGGTGCTCGACGCCGTACCGGTGATCCCGCCGGAGCTGCGTCCGATGGTTCAGCTCGACGGTGGCCGCTTCGCGACCTCCGACCTGAACGATCTCTACCGCCGCGTGATCAACCGCAACAACCGCCTCAAGCGACTGATCGATCTGGGTGCGCCCGAGATCATCGTCAACAACGAGAAGCGGATGCTGCAGGAGTCCGTGGACGCGCTGTTCGACAACGGCCGCCGTGGCCGTCCGGTCACCGGTCCGGGTAACCGCCCGCTGAAGTCCCTGAGCGATCTACTCAAGGGCAAGCAGGGTCGTTTCCGTCAGAACCTGCTCGGTAAGCGCGTCGACTACTCGGGCCGTTCGGTCATCGTCGTCGGTCCGCAGCTGAAGCTGCACCAGTGTGGTCTGCCGAAGCTGATGGCGCTCGAGCTGTTCAAGCCGTTCGTGATGAAGCGCCTGGTCGATCTGAACCACGCGCAGAACATCAAGTCCGCCAAGCGGATGGTCGAGCGTCAGCGTCCCCAGGTGTGGGATGTCCTCGAAGAGGTCATCGCCGAGCACCCGGTGCTGCTGAACCGTGCGCCCACCCTGCACCGCCTCGGCATCCAGGCTTTCGAGCCGCAGCTTGTCGAGGGCAAGGCGATCCAGCTGCACCCGCTCGTCTGTGAAGCGTTCAACGCCGACTTCGACGGTGACCAGATGGCCGTGCACCTTCCGCTGTCCGCGGAGGCGCAGGCCGAGGCCCGCATCCTGATGCTGTCCTCGAACAACATCCTGTCGCCGGCCTCCGGCCGCCCGCTGGCCATGCCCCGTCTGGACATGGTGACCGGCCTGTACTACCTGACCCGCCTCGTCGAGGGCGCCAAGGGCGAGTACAAGCCGGCCGGCAAGAACAACGCGGAATTCGGCGTGTACTCCTCGCCGGCCGAGGCGCAGATGGCCGTCGACCGTGACGAGCTGACCGTGCGTTCGCTGATCAAGGTGCGTCTGACCGAGCAGCGTCCGCCGAAGGACATCGAGGACGAGCGCTTCCCGGACGGCTGGAAGCGCGGCGAAGCGTGGACCGCCGAGACCACCCTGGGTCGCGTGCTGTTCAACGAGTTGCTGCCCGCGGACTACGCGTTCATCAACGAGCAGATGCCGAAGAAGCGTCAGGCCACGATCATCAACGATCTGGCCGAGCGTTACCCGATGATTGTCGTGGCGCAGACCGTCGACAAGCTGAAGGACGCGGGCTTCTACTGGGCCACCCGCTCGGGTGTCACGGTCTCGATGACGGACGTTCTGGTTCCGCCGGAGAAGACCGAGATCATGGAGCGCTACGAGGCGCAGGCCGATCAGATCGAGAAGAAGTACCAGCGTGGTGCTTTGGATCACCAGGAGCGCAACAACGCCCTGGTCAAGATCTGGCAGGAAGCGACCGAAGAGGTTGGTACGGCGCTGCGGGCGCACTACCCGCCGGACAACCCGATCATCACGATCGTCGAGTCGGGCGCGACCGGTAACTTCACCCAGACTCGTACCCTCGCCGGTATGAAGGGCCTGGTTACCAACCCGAAGGGTGAGTTCATCCCGCGGCCGATCAAGTCCTCGTTCCGTGAGGGCCTGACCGTTCTCGAGTACTTCATCAACACCCACGGTGCCCGTAAGGGTCTGGCCGACACCGCGCTGCGTACCGCCGACTCGGGTTACCTGACCCGTCGTCTGGTGGACGTCTCGCAGGACGTCATCGTGCGCGAGCACGACTGTGGCACCGAGCGCGGCATCGTGGTGCCGATCGCGGAGAAGATGGCCGACGGCACTCTGATCCGGGATGCGCACGTGGAAACCTCCACCTACGCACGGACACTCGCGACCGACGCGGTCGACGCCAAGGGCAATGTCGTCGTGGCGAAGGGCGCCGATCTCGGCGACCCGGCGCTGGACGCGCTGCTCGGCGCCGGCATCACCGAGGTGAAGGTCCGCTCCGTGCTGACCTGCACCACTGGCACCGGCGTGTGTGCGACCTGCTACGGCCGCTCCATGGCGACCGGCAAGCTGGTCGACATCGGCGAGGCCGTCGGTATCGTCGCCGCGCAGTCCATCGGTGAGCCGGGTACCCAGCTGACCATGCGTACCTTCCACCAGGGTGGTGTCGCGGGCGATGACATCACCGGCGGTCTGCCTCGTGTGCAGGAGCTCTTCGAAGCTCGTGTGCCCAAGGGCAAGGCGCCGATCGCGGAGATCTCCGGCCGCGTGCGGATGGAAGACGACGACCGCTTCTACAAGATCACCATCATCCCGGATGACGGTAGCGAAGAGGTTGTCTACGACAAGCTCTCGAAGCGGCAGCGTCTGCGTGTGTTCAAGCACGACGACGGCACCGAGCGTCTGCTCTCCGATGGTGATCACGTCGAGGTCGGCCAGCAGCTGCTGGAAGGCGCGGCGGATCCGCACGAGGTGCTGCGCGTGATGGGCCCCCGTCAGGTGCAGGTCCACCTGGTCCACGAGGTCCAGGAGGTCTACCGCTCGCAGGGTGTGTCGATCCACGACAAGCACATCGAGGTCATCGTGCGGCAGATGCTGCGGCGCGTCACGATCATCGATTCGGGCGCCACGGAGTTCCTGCCCGGCTCGCTCACCGAGCGCGCCGAGTTCGAAGCCTCCAACCGTCGGGTCGTCGCCGAGGGCGGCGAGCCGGCCTCGGGTCGCCCGGTGCTGATGGGTATCACCAAGGCGTCGCTGGCCACCGATTCGTGGCTGTCGGCGGCGTCGTTCCAGGAGACCACTCGAGTTCTGACGGACGCGGCCATCAACTGCCGCTCCGACAAGCTCATCGGCCTCAAGGAAAACGTGATCATCGGCAAGCTGATCCCGGCCGGTACCGGTATCAACCGCTACCGCAACATCCAGGTGCAGCCGACCGAGGAAGCCCGCCAGGCCGCGTACGCGGTGCCGTCCTACGACGACACCTACTACAGCCCGGACAGCTTCGGCGCCTCCACCGGTGCCGCGGTGCCGCTGGACGATTACGGTTTCAGCGACTACCGGTAA
- a CDS encoding DNA-directed RNA polymerase subunit beta — protein sequence MLEGRILAVSTQTKAVAGIPGAPKRVSFAKIREPLEVPGLLDLQTDSFAWLIGSPSWREKAAARGDGGLVGGLEEVLEELSPIEDFSGSMSLSFSDPRFEEVKASIDECKDKDMTYAAPLFVTAEFINNNTGEIKSQTVFMGDFPMMTDKGTFIINGTERVVVSQLVRSPGVYFDHSVDKTTEKDLHSVRVIPSRGAWLEFDIDKRDTVGVRIDRKRRQPVTVLLKALGWTNEEIVERYGFSEIMMSTLEKDNTAGQDEALLDIYRKLRPGEPPTKESAQTLLENLFFKEKRYDLARVGRYKINKKLGIHVDEPVTSSVLTKEDIVTTIEYLVRLHAGDRNMTAPGGQEVPVGVDDIDHFGNRRLRTVGELIQNQIRVGLSRMERVVRERMTTQDVEAITPQTLINIRPVVAAIKEFFGTSQLSQFMDQNNPLSGLTHKRRLSALGPGGLSRERAGLEVRDVHPSHYGRMCPIETPEGPNIGLIGSLSVYARVNPFGFIETPYRKVVDGRVTDEVKYLTADEEDRHVRAQANSPVDAEGRFLEDKVLVRRLGEEVEFVTAAQVDYMDVSPRQMVSVATAMIPFLEHDDANRALMGANMQRQAVPLIRSEAPLVGTGMELRAAVDAGDVVVNEKPGVVEEVSADYVTVMHDDGTRKSYRMRKFNRSNQGTCSNQRPIVDEGVRVETGQVLADGPCTENGEMALGKNLLVAIMPWEGHNYEDAIILSQRLVEEDVLTSIHIEEHEIDARDTKLGAEEITRDIPNVSDEVLADLDERGIVRIGAEVRDGDILVGKVTPKGETELTPEERLLRAIFGEKAREVRDTSLKVPHGESGKVIGIRVFSREDDDDLPPGVNELVRVYVAQKRKIQDGDKLAGRHGNKGVIGKILPTEDMPFMPDGTPVDIILNTHGVPRRMNIGQILETHLGWIGKTGWDIENGPDGSRPDWAKTLPEEMIAAPADSNIATPVFDGARDEELTGLLGSTLPNRDGERMVNAEGKAMLLDGRSGEPFPYPVAVGYMYILKLHHLVDDKIHARSTGPYSMITQQPLGGKAQFGGQRFGEMECWAMQAYGAAYTLQELLTIKSDDVVGRVKVYEAIVKGENIPEPGIPESFKVLLKELQSLCLNVEVLSSDGAAIEMGGGEDEDLERAAANLGINLSRNEAATIDDLAN from the coding sequence GTGCTGGAAGGACGCATCTTGGCAGTCTCCACCCAGACCAAGGCAGTTGCCGGAATCCCCGGAGCCCCTAAGCGGGTGTCTTTCGCGAAGATCCGTGAGCCCTTGGAGGTGCCCGGACTTCTCGATCTACAGACAGATTCTTTTGCATGGTTGATCGGCTCGCCGTCATGGCGTGAGAAGGCCGCCGCGCGCGGCGACGGCGGTCTCGTCGGCGGACTCGAGGAGGTGCTCGAGGAGCTCTCGCCGATCGAGGACTTCTCCGGCTCCATGTCCCTGTCGTTCTCGGATCCTCGTTTCGAAGAGGTCAAGGCCTCCATCGACGAGTGCAAAGACAAGGACATGACCTACGCGGCGCCGCTGTTCGTCACCGCGGAGTTCATCAACAACAACACCGGTGAGATCAAGAGCCAGACGGTCTTCATGGGTGATTTCCCGATGATGACCGACAAGGGCACGTTCATCATCAACGGCACCGAGCGCGTCGTCGTCTCGCAGCTGGTGCGTTCGCCGGGCGTCTACTTCGACCACAGCGTCGACAAGACCACGGAGAAGGACCTGCACAGCGTGCGCGTCATTCCCTCGCGTGGCGCGTGGCTGGAGTTCGACATCGACAAGCGCGACACCGTTGGTGTCCGCATCGACCGCAAGCGTCGCCAGCCGGTCACCGTGCTGCTGAAGGCGCTCGGTTGGACGAACGAAGAGATCGTCGAGCGCTACGGCTTCTCCGAGATCATGATGTCGACGCTGGAGAAGGACAACACCGCCGGTCAGGACGAGGCGCTGCTGGACATCTACCGCAAGCTGCGTCCGGGCGAACCGCCGACCAAGGAGTCCGCGCAGACCCTGCTGGAGAACCTGTTCTTCAAGGAGAAGCGCTACGACCTGGCGCGCGTCGGTCGCTACAAGATCAACAAGAAGCTCGGCATCCACGTGGACGAGCCGGTCACCAGCTCGGTGCTGACGAAGGAAGACATCGTCACCACCATCGAGTACCTGGTGCGCCTGCACGCCGGTGACCGGAACATGACCGCCCCCGGCGGCCAGGAAGTCCCGGTCGGCGTCGACGACATCGACCACTTCGGTAACCGTCGTCTGCGTACCGTCGGCGAGCTCATCCAGAACCAGATCCGCGTGGGCCTGTCCCGCATGGAGCGCGTGGTCCGTGAGCGGATGACGACTCAGGACGTCGAGGCGATCACGCCGCAGACCCTGATCAACATCCGCCCGGTCGTCGCCGCAATCAAGGAGTTCTTCGGAACCTCCCAGCTGTCGCAGTTCATGGACCAGAACAACCCGCTCTCGGGCCTGACCCACAAGCGCCGCCTATCGGCGCTGGGCCCCGGCGGTCTGTCCCGTGAGCGCGCCGGCCTGGAAGTCCGTGACGTCCACCCGTCGCACTACGGCCGCATGTGCCCGATCGAGACCCCGGAAGGCCCGAACATCGGCCTGATCGGTTCGCTGTCGGTGTACGCGCGGGTCAACCCGTTCGGCTTCATCGAGACCCCGTACCGCAAGGTCGTCGACGGTCGCGTCACCGATGAGGTCAAGTACCTCACCGCCGACGAAGAAGACCGCCACGTTCGTGCGCAGGCCAACTCGCCGGTCGACGCCGAAGGCCGCTTCCTCGAGGACAAGGTGCTCGTGCGCCGCCTCGGCGAAGAGGTCGAGTTCGTCACCGCCGCGCAGGTCGACTACATGGACGTCTCGCCGCGCCAGATGGTTTCGGTCGCGACCGCGATGATTCCGTTCCTCGAGCACGACGACGCCAACCGTGCCCTGATGGGCGCGAACATGCAGCGTCAGGCCGTGCCGCTGATCCGTTCCGAGGCGCCGCTGGTCGGTACCGGTATGGAGCTGCGCGCCGCGGTCGACGCCGGCGATGTCGTCGTCAACGAGAAGCCCGGTGTGGTCGAAGAGGTTTCGGCCGACTACGTCACCGTCATGCACGACGACGGCACCCGCAAGTCCTACCGGATGCGCAAGTTCAACCGCTCCAACCAGGGCACCTGCTCCAACCAGCGTCCGATCGTGGACGAGGGCGTGCGGGTGGAAACCGGCCAGGTTCTGGCCGACGGCCCCTGCACCGAGAACGGTGAAATGGCGCTGGGCAAGAACTTGCTCGTCGCGATCATGCCGTGGGAAGGCCACAACTACGAGGACGCGATCATTCTGTCGCAGCGCCTCGTGGAAGAGGACGTCCTCACCTCGATCCACATCGAAGAGCACGAAATCGACGCCCGCGACACCAAGCTGGGCGCCGAGGAGATCACCCGGGACATCCCGAACGTCTCCGACGAGGTGCTGGCCGATCTGGACGAGCGCGGCATCGTGCGCATCGGCGCCGAGGTCCGCGACGGCGACATCCTGGTCGGCAAGGTCACGCCGAAGGGCGAGACCGAGCTGACCCCGGAGGAGCGCCTGCTCCGCGCGATCTTCGGTGAGAAGGCGCGCGAAGTGCGCGACACCTCGCTCAAGGTGCCCCACGGTGAGTCCGGCAAGGTCATCGGCATTCGCGTGTTCTCGCGCGAGGACGACGACGATCTGCCTCCGGGCGTCAACGAGCTGGTCCGCGTCTACGTGGCCCAGAAGCGCAAGATCCAGGACGGCGACAAGCTGGCCGGCCGGCACGGCAACAAGGGTGTTATCGGCAAGATCCTCCCCACCGAGGACATGCCGTTCATGCCCGACGGCACCCCGGTCGACATCATCCTGAACACCCACGGTGTCCCGCGTCGTATGAACATCGGCCAGATCTTGGAGACCCACCTCGGGTGGATCGGCAAGACCGGCTGGGATATCGAGAACGGTCCGGACGGTTCCCGTCCGGATTGGGCCAAGACGCTGCCGGAGGAGATGATCGCGGCTCCGGCCGACAGCAACATCGCCACCCCGGTGTTCGACGGCGCCCGCGACGAGGAGCTGACCGGTCTGCTCGGTTCGACCCTGCCGAACCGTGATGGTGAGCGCATGGTCAACGCCGAGGGCAAGGCCATGCTGCTCGACGGTCGTTCGGGTGAGCCGTTCCCGTACCCGGTCGCGGTCGGATACATGTACATCCTGAAGCTGCACCACCTGGTCGACGACAAGATCCACGCCCGTTCGACCGGTCCGTACTCGATGATCACCCAGCAGCCGCTCGGTGGTAAGGCGCAGTTCGGTGGTCAGCGTTTCGGCGAAATGGAGTGCTGGGCCATGCAGGCCTACGGCGCGGCCTACACGCTGCAGGAACTGCTCACCATCAAGTCCGACGACGTTGTCGGCCGCGTGAAGGTCTACGAGGCGATCGTCAAGGGCGAGAACATTCCTGAGCCGGGCATTCCGGAGTCGTTCAAGGTGCTCCTCAAGGAACTCCAGTCGCTCTGCCTCAATGTCGAGGTGCTGTCTTCCGACGGCGCCGCGATCGAGATGGGCGGCGGCGAAGATGAGGATCTGGAGCGCGCGGCGGCGAACCTGGGCATCAACTTGTCCAGGAACGAAGCAGCAACCATCGACGATCTGGCGAACTAG